A single window of Toxotes jaculatrix isolate fToxJac2 chromosome 4, fToxJac2.pri, whole genome shotgun sequence DNA harbors:
- the LOC121180247 gene encoding uncharacterized protein LOC121180247 isoform X1, with amino-acid sequence MADSFPVLSSLTTDELIKKITEAGIQINEEEARRFRDNDVDGETVDCGLTEAMVGYLFDGSFKKQLKFQQFVRQYKEGEVVVTLEPVPVEVYCQSTAQPQPLPSIDPSGEATRKKIPLVTVIPTFPKDVQIKLDAKEPCHKVPKLRNKIIRVLYEMMAEHTLYPTNAEYIQVAKALILKYPFLRDMEGNGYHTWHMSLKRKFKAERAPLVSDSEVRKLKEKFGHKNQFKATNASASVCRKPANLTFPKEIYAGEDSTTVEAHVSVLQSEYRKMHPDMSTVKDRMARTFCRRRREIVEGMPVEDVINKYPFLRTPPGFFDEVDRIHPSTNGFYHRFKEGFASVLPNVLKIAQGRSSLAKQYTDARQDSLAEDLPGIDLRAGLILLPSVFREKTEHYITLGEGDPATPYPTIQVKDRDWKMAITGTGSCVVKVDGVEVCQCVHLDEAFATAFSMYFVFNIAYPTHLKNTLTFLQRRIVSIVENGDKPLPITVLRMINLLC; translated from the exons ACAACGATGTGGATGGAGAGACGGTGGATTGTGGCCTGACAGAAGCCATGGTTGGATACCTCTTCGATGGTTCGTTCAAAAAGCAACTTAAATTTCAACAGTTTGTGCGACAGTACAAGGAAGGTGAGGTCGTTGTTACACTAGAACCAGTACCGGTGGAAGTCTACTGTCAGTCTACAGCACAGCCCCAGCCTCTGCCTTCCATTGATCCAAG TGGAGAAGCAACTCGCAAGAAAATACCTCTTGTGACTGTCATTCCAACCTTTCCAAAAGATGTCCAAATTAAACTGGATGCTAAAGAACCATGTCACAAAGTTCCAAAACTACGCAACAAAATTATCAGAGTGTTGTACGAAATGATGGCAGAACACACCCT GTATCCAACCAATGCAGAGTACATTCAAGTTGCCAAGGCTTTGATCCTTAAATACCCTTTCCTGAGAGATATGGAGGGGAATGGCTAT CACACTTGGCACATGTCTCTAAAGCGAAAATTTAAAGCAGAACGTGCACCACTTGTTAGTGACAGTGAAGTCAGAAAGCTGAAGGAGAAGTTTGGCcacaaaaatcagtttaaagctACCAATGCATCAGCAAGTGTGTGTCGTAAGCCAGCTAATCTGACATTT CCAAAGGAAATTTATGCTGGTGAAGATTCAACAACTGTTGAGGCCCATGTGAGCGTGCTACAAAGTGAGTATCGGAAGATGCATCCAGACATGTCCACAGTCAAAGATCGCATGGCACGGACATTCTGTCGGAGACGACGTGAAATTGTGGAAGGAATGCCAGTGGAGGATGTAATCAACAAATACCCTTTTTTAAGGACACCGCCTGGA TTTTTTGATGAAGTTGACAGAATTCACCCTTCAACAAATGGCTTCTATCATCGCTTCAAGGAGGGCTTTGCCAGTGTTTTGCCAAATGTGCTTAAGATTGCACAGGGAAGATCTTCACTGGCAAAGCAGTACACTGATGCAAGACAGGATTCCCTGGCTGAAGATCTACCAG GAATAGACCTGAGGGCTGGGCTCATCCTGTTGCCGTCCGTCTTCCGAGAAAAGACTGAACACTACATCACTTTAGGAGAG GGAGACCCTGCTACACCCTATCCAACCATTCAAGTGAAGGATCGTGACTGGAAAATGGCAATTACTGGTACAGGATCATGTGTGGTGAAAGTTGATGGAGTCGAAGTGTGTCAGTGCGTACACCTTGATGAAGCCTTCGCAACAGCTTTCagtatgtattttgttttcaacatCGCATACCCAACACACTTGAAAAACACTCTGACTTTTCTTCAGCGACGCATTGTCAGTATTGTGGAAAATGGAGACAAGCCCCTGCCAATAACTGTACTGAGAATGATTAACCTTTTGTGCTAG
- the LOC121180247 gene encoding uncharacterized protein LOC121180247 isoform X3: MADSFPVLSSLTTDELIKKITEAGIQINEEEARRFRDNDVDGETVDCGLTEAMVGYLFDGSFKKQLKFQQFVRQYKEGEVVVTLEPVPVEVYCQSTAQPQPLPSIDPSGEATRKKIPLVTVIPTFPKDVQIKLDAKEPCHKVPKLRNKIIRVLYEMMAEHTLYPTNAEYIQVAKALILKYPFLRDMEGNGYPKEIYAGEDSTTVEAHVSVLQSEYRKMHPDMSTVKDRMARTFCRRRREIVEGMPVEDVINKYPFLRTPPGFFDEVDRIHPSTNGFYHRFKEGFASVLPNVLKIAQGRSSLAKQYTDARQDSLAEDLPGIDLRAGLILLPSVFREKTEHYITLGEGDPATPYPTIQVKDRDWKMAITGTGSCVVKVDGVEVCQCVHLDEAFATAFSMYFVFNIAYPTHLKNTLTFLQRRIVSIVENGDKPLPITVLRMINLLC; encoded by the exons ACAACGATGTGGATGGAGAGACGGTGGATTGTGGCCTGACAGAAGCCATGGTTGGATACCTCTTCGATGGTTCGTTCAAAAAGCAACTTAAATTTCAACAGTTTGTGCGACAGTACAAGGAAGGTGAGGTCGTTGTTACACTAGAACCAGTACCGGTGGAAGTCTACTGTCAGTCTACAGCACAGCCCCAGCCTCTGCCTTCCATTGATCCAAG TGGAGAAGCAACTCGCAAGAAAATACCTCTTGTGACTGTCATTCCAACCTTTCCAAAAGATGTCCAAATTAAACTGGATGCTAAAGAACCATGTCACAAAGTTCCAAAACTACGCAACAAAATTATCAGAGTGTTGTACGAAATGATGGCAGAACACACCCT GTATCCAACCAATGCAGAGTACATTCAAGTTGCCAAGGCTTTGATCCTTAAATACCCTTTCCTGAGAGATATGGAGGGGAATGGCTAT CCAAAGGAAATTTATGCTGGTGAAGATTCAACAACTGTTGAGGCCCATGTGAGCGTGCTACAAAGTGAGTATCGGAAGATGCATCCAGACATGTCCACAGTCAAAGATCGCATGGCACGGACATTCTGTCGGAGACGACGTGAAATTGTGGAAGGAATGCCAGTGGAGGATGTAATCAACAAATACCCTTTTTTAAGGACACCGCCTGGA TTTTTTGATGAAGTTGACAGAATTCACCCTTCAACAAATGGCTTCTATCATCGCTTCAAGGAGGGCTTTGCCAGTGTTTTGCCAAATGTGCTTAAGATTGCACAGGGAAGATCTTCACTGGCAAAGCAGTACACTGATGCAAGACAGGATTCCCTGGCTGAAGATCTACCAG GAATAGACCTGAGGGCTGGGCTCATCCTGTTGCCGTCCGTCTTCCGAGAAAAGACTGAACACTACATCACTTTAGGAGAG GGAGACCCTGCTACACCCTATCCAACCATTCAAGTGAAGGATCGTGACTGGAAAATGGCAATTACTGGTACAGGATCATGTGTGGTGAAAGTTGATGGAGTCGAAGTGTGTCAGTGCGTACACCTTGATGAAGCCTTCGCAACAGCTTTCagtatgtattttgttttcaacatCGCATACCCAACACACTTGAAAAACACTCTGACTTTTCTTCAGCGACGCATTGTCAGTATTGTGGAAAATGGAGACAAGCCCCTGCCAATAACTGTACTGAGAATGATTAACCTTTTGTGCTAG
- the LOC121180247 gene encoding uncharacterized protein LOC121180247 isoform X2, which translates to MVGYLFDGSFKKQLKFQQFVRQYKEGEVVVTLEPVPVEVYCQSTAQPQPLPSIDPSGEATRKKIPLVTVIPTFPKDVQIKLDAKEPCHKVPKLRNKIIRVLYEMMAEHTLYPTNAEYIQVAKALILKYPFLRDMEGNGYHTWHMSLKRKFKAERAPLVSDSEVRKLKEKFGHKNQFKATNASASVCRKPANLTFPKEIYAGEDSTTVEAHVSVLQSEYRKMHPDMSTVKDRMARTFCRRRREIVEGMPVEDVINKYPFLRTPPGFFDEVDRIHPSTNGFYHRFKEGFASVLPNVLKIAQGRSSLAKQYTDARQDSLAEDLPGIDLRAGLILLPSVFREKTEHYITLGEGDPATPYPTIQVKDRDWKMAITGTGSCVVKVDGVEVCQCVHLDEAFATAFSMYFVFNIAYPTHLKNTLTFLQRRIVSIVENGDKPLPITVLRMINLLC; encoded by the exons ATGGTTGGATACCTCTTCGATGGTTCGTTCAAAAAGCAACTTAAATTTCAACAGTTTGTGCGACAGTACAAGGAAGGTGAGGTCGTTGTTACACTAGAACCAGTACCGGTGGAAGTCTACTGTCAGTCTACAGCACAGCCCCAGCCTCTGCCTTCCATTGATCCAAG TGGAGAAGCAACTCGCAAGAAAATACCTCTTGTGACTGTCATTCCAACCTTTCCAAAAGATGTCCAAATTAAACTGGATGCTAAAGAACCATGTCACAAAGTTCCAAAACTACGCAACAAAATTATCAGAGTGTTGTACGAAATGATGGCAGAACACACCCT GTATCCAACCAATGCAGAGTACATTCAAGTTGCCAAGGCTTTGATCCTTAAATACCCTTTCCTGAGAGATATGGAGGGGAATGGCTAT CACACTTGGCACATGTCTCTAAAGCGAAAATTTAAAGCAGAACGTGCACCACTTGTTAGTGACAGTGAAGTCAGAAAGCTGAAGGAGAAGTTTGGCcacaaaaatcagtttaaagctACCAATGCATCAGCAAGTGTGTGTCGTAAGCCAGCTAATCTGACATTT CCAAAGGAAATTTATGCTGGTGAAGATTCAACAACTGTTGAGGCCCATGTGAGCGTGCTACAAAGTGAGTATCGGAAGATGCATCCAGACATGTCCACAGTCAAAGATCGCATGGCACGGACATTCTGTCGGAGACGACGTGAAATTGTGGAAGGAATGCCAGTGGAGGATGTAATCAACAAATACCCTTTTTTAAGGACACCGCCTGGA TTTTTTGATGAAGTTGACAGAATTCACCCTTCAACAAATGGCTTCTATCATCGCTTCAAGGAGGGCTTTGCCAGTGTTTTGCCAAATGTGCTTAAGATTGCACAGGGAAGATCTTCACTGGCAAAGCAGTACACTGATGCAAGACAGGATTCCCTGGCTGAAGATCTACCAG GAATAGACCTGAGGGCTGGGCTCATCCTGTTGCCGTCCGTCTTCCGAGAAAAGACTGAACACTACATCACTTTAGGAGAG GGAGACCCTGCTACACCCTATCCAACCATTCAAGTGAAGGATCGTGACTGGAAAATGGCAATTACTGGTACAGGATCATGTGTGGTGAAAGTTGATGGAGTCGAAGTGTGTCAGTGCGTACACCTTGATGAAGCCTTCGCAACAGCTTTCagtatgtattttgttttcaacatCGCATACCCAACACACTTGAAAAACACTCTGACTTTTCTTCAGCGACGCATTGTCAGTATTGTGGAAAATGGAGACAAGCCCCTGCCAATAACTGTACTGAGAATGATTAACCTTTTGTGCTAG
- the helt gene encoding hairy and enhancer of split-related protein helt produces MASKMKDRKRTPISHKVIEKRRRDRINRCLNELGKTVPMALAKQNSGKLEKAEILEMTVQYLRALHSADFPRGREKGELLAEFANYFHYGYHECMKNLVHYLTTEDRAETKDIKYARILAFLQSKSRVVTEPVFGSVGSMPEPSDYLGQLHSSPEHQSHSPSDSVYQQSPPGHFSWHSSARSPGISYPTVPLSAHTQQHGGYLSPVQGLDHHYFNFIGHTHANTFSLHSAQHAM; encoded by the exons ATGGCATCTAAGATGAAAGACAGGAAG AGAACTCCCATCTCTCACAAAGTCATTGAGAAACGAAGACGGGACCGCATTAACCGCTGCCTCAACGAGCTAGGAAAAACAGTACCGATGGCACTGGCAAAACAG AACTCTGGAAAACTGGAAAAGGCTGAAATCTTAGAAATGACGGTTCAGTACCTACGAGCGCTCCACTCTGCGGATTTTCCCCGTGGGAGAGAAAAAG GTGAACTTCTTGCTGAGTTTGCAAACTACTTTCACTACGGATACCACGAGTGTATGAAGAACCTGGTGCACTACCTGaccacagaggacagagctgaAACCAAAGACATCAAGTACGCACGGATCCTCGCCTTCTTACAGTCCAAGTCTCGTGTGGTCACCGAGCCTGTGTTCGGCTCTGTCGGCTCGATGCCAGAACCGTCTGACTACCTAGGCCAGCTACACTCATCTCCGGAGCACCAAAGCCACAGTCCATCTGACTCAGTCTATCAGCAGAGTCCACCGGGACACTTCTCCTGGCACAGCTCGGCCCGCAGCCCGGGCATCTCGTACCCGACGGTGCCGCTCTCTGCGCACACACAACAGCACGGTGGATACTTGTCACCGGTGCAGGGACTCGATCACCACTATTTCAATTTCATCGGTCACACGCACGCAAACACGTTTAGTTTGCACAGTGCGCAACACGCCATGTAA